A genomic stretch from Mycobacterium paraterrae includes:
- a CDS encoding cytochrome P450, giving the protein MAPPNIPADFDFLDADVNLAGLPVDELAELRKSEPIHWVNVPDGCGGFEDHGYWIVTKHADVKEVSRRSDVFSSWQNGAIPTWPPDMTREAVELQRSVMLNMDAPHHTRLRKIISRGFTPRAIGRLEEELAQRAQNIAKTAAAAGGGDFVEQVSCELPLQAIAGLLGVPQDDRDKLFRWSNEMTGGTDPEYADVDPAQSSMELIMYAMAMAAERNENPTDDIVTTLIQADIDGEKLSDDEFGFFVVMLAVAGNETTRNSITHGMIAFADNPDQWELFKKERPATTADEIVRWATPVSAFQRTANEDLELGGVQIKKGQRLVMSYRSANFDEEVFDDPHTFNILRDPNPHVGFGGTGAHYCIGANLARMTINLIFNAVADHMPDLKPIGEPERLRSGWLNGIKHWQVDYSGKSAVAN; this is encoded by the coding sequence ATGGCACCCCCCAACATTCCGGCCGACTTCGACTTCCTCGATGCCGACGTCAACCTGGCCGGACTTCCGGTTGACGAACTCGCCGAGCTTCGTAAATCCGAGCCGATCCACTGGGTCAACGTGCCCGACGGCTGCGGCGGCTTCGAGGACCACGGCTACTGGATCGTCACCAAGCATGCCGACGTCAAGGAGGTGTCGCGCCGCAGCGACGTCTTCTCGAGCTGGCAAAACGGAGCGATCCCGACGTGGCCGCCGGACATGACGCGCGAGGCCGTCGAGTTGCAGCGCAGCGTCATGCTCAACATGGACGCCCCGCACCACACCCGGTTGCGCAAGATCATTTCCCGCGGCTTCACCCCCCGCGCCATCGGCCGGCTGGAAGAAGAGCTCGCCCAGCGCGCGCAGAACATCGCCAAGACCGCCGCAGCGGCGGGCGGCGGAGACTTCGTCGAGCAGGTGTCGTGTGAGCTGCCCCTGCAGGCCATCGCCGGGCTGCTGGGTGTGCCGCAAGACGACCGCGACAAGTTGTTCCGCTGGTCCAACGAGATGACCGGTGGCACCGATCCCGAGTACGCCGACGTCGACCCGGCTCAGTCGTCGATGGAACTGATCATGTACGCGATGGCGATGGCTGCCGAGCGCAACGAGAATCCGACCGACGACATCGTCACCACCTTGATCCAGGCCGACATCGACGGCGAGAAGCTGTCCGACGACGAGTTCGGTTTCTTCGTGGTGATGCTCGCGGTGGCCGGCAACGAGACCACACGTAACTCGATCACCCACGGAATGATCGCCTTCGCGGACAACCCCGACCAGTGGGAGCTGTTCAAAAAGGAGCGGCCGGCGACCACCGCCGACGAGATCGTCCGGTGGGCCACGCCGGTGTCGGCTTTCCAGCGCACCGCCAACGAGGATCTCGAACTGGGTGGGGTACAGATCAAGAAGGGTCAGCGGCTGGTGATGTCCTACCGGTCGGCCAACTTCGACGAAGAGGTCTTCGACGACCCGCACACCTTCAACATTTTGCGAGACCCCAACCCGCACGTCGGATTCGGCGGCACCGGTGCGCACTACTGCATCGGCGCGAACCTGGCCCGGATGACGATCAACCTGATCTTCAACGCCGTGGCCGACCACATGCCTGATCTCAAGCCGATCGGTGAGCCCGAGCGGCTCCGGTCGGGCTGGCTCAACGGCATCAAGCACTGGCAGGTGGACTATTCCGGCAAGAGCGCGGTTGCGAACTAA
- a CDS encoding nitroreductase family deazaflavin-dependent oxidoreductase gives MAKPPPALNSAGTGVLIKWMSRLNTAAYKASGGRVGGTFLQGAPVALLTTIGRKTGEPRVSPLLYLRDGNRVVLVASQGGRANNPMWYLNLKANPQVTVQIKKEVLKLTARDATDAERDQYWPQLVTMYSSFEDYQSWTDRVIPIVICDP, from the coding sequence ATGGCCAAGCCGCCGCCCGCCCTCAACTCCGCCGGCACCGGCGTCCTCATCAAGTGGATGTCCCGTCTGAACACCGCGGCGTACAAGGCGTCCGGCGGCCGGGTCGGCGGCACGTTTCTGCAAGGAGCGCCGGTCGCGCTACTGACCACCATCGGCCGCAAAACCGGGGAGCCCCGCGTCAGCCCGCTGCTTTACCTGCGCGACGGCAACCGGGTCGTACTGGTCGCCTCCCAGGGCGGCCGGGCCAACAACCCGATGTGGTACCTGAACCTCAAGGCCAACCCGCAAGTCACGGTGCAGATCAAAAAAGAGGTGCTGAAGCTGACCGCGCGCGACGCCACCGACGCCGAACGCGACCAGTACTGGCCGCAACTCGTCACGATGTACTCCTCGTTCGAGGACTATCAGTCGTGGACTGACCGAGTCATCCCGATCGTCATCTGCGATCCCTAA
- a CDS encoding steroid 3-ketoacyl-CoA thiolase, whose product MGNPVIVEATRSPIGKRAGWLSGLHATELLGATQKALVEKAGIDASDVEQIVGGCVTQYGEQSNNITRVGWLVAGLPEHVGAMTVDCQCGSGQQANGLIAGLIAAGAIDVGIACGIEAMSRVGLGANAGPDRGILRPASWDIDLPDQFTAAERIAKRRGITREEIDQFGFDSQRKAKQAWAEGRFDREISGIEAPVLDENKQPTSERHIVSKDQGLRDTTLEGLSQLKPVIEGGIHTAGTSSQISDGAAAVLWMDEDKAKALGLKPRARIISQALVGAEPYYHLDGPVQSTAKVLEKAGMKMGDIDITEINEAFASVVLSWARVHNPDMDKVNVNGGAIALGHPVGSTGSRLITTALHELERTDQTTALITMCAGGALSTGTIIERI is encoded by the coding sequence ATGGGTAACCCGGTAATCGTCGAAGCCACCCGCAGCCCGATTGGTAAGCGCGCGGGATGGTTGTCAGGACTGCACGCGACCGAGCTGTTGGGCGCCACGCAGAAAGCGCTCGTGGAGAAGGCCGGCATCGACGCAAGTGACGTCGAGCAAATCGTCGGCGGCTGCGTGACGCAGTACGGAGAACAGTCCAACAACATCACCCGGGTCGGCTGGCTGGTCGCTGGGCTCCCCGAGCACGTGGGTGCCATGACGGTGGACTGCCAGTGCGGCAGCGGTCAACAGGCCAACGGCCTGATCGCCGGTCTGATCGCCGCCGGTGCCATCGACGTCGGGATCGCGTGCGGTATCGAGGCGATGAGCCGCGTCGGCTTGGGCGCCAACGCCGGGCCAGACCGCGGCATCCTGCGCCCCGCGTCGTGGGACATCGATCTGCCCGATCAGTTCACCGCCGCCGAGCGGATCGCCAAGCGCCGCGGCATCACCCGCGAGGAGATCGACCAGTTCGGCTTCGACTCCCAACGCAAGGCCAAGCAGGCCTGGGCCGAAGGCCGATTCGACCGCGAGATCAGCGGCATCGAGGCGCCGGTGCTCGACGAGAACAAGCAGCCCACCAGCGAACGGCACATCGTCAGCAAAGACCAGGGCCTGCGCGACACCACACTGGAAGGTCTGAGCCAGCTCAAGCCGGTCATCGAGGGCGGTATCCACACCGCGGGCACATCGTCGCAGATCTCTGACGGCGCGGCCGCCGTGCTGTGGATGGACGAAGACAAGGCAAAGGCCTTGGGCCTCAAGCCGCGCGCCCGCATCATCAGCCAGGCGCTGGTCGGCGCCGAGCCGTACTACCACCTCGACGGCCCGGTGCAGTCGACGGCGAAGGTGCTGGAAAAGGCCGGCATGAAGATGGGCGACATCGACATCACCGAGATCAACGAGGCGTTCGCCTCGGTCGTGTTGTCGTGGGCGCGAGTGCACAACCCGGACATGGACAAGGTGAACGTGAACGGAGGCGCGATCGCGCTCGGACACCCGGTCGGCAGCACCGGCAGCCGGCTGATCACCACCGCGCTGCACGAGTTGGAGCGCACCGACCAGACCACCGCATTGATCACCATGTGTGCCGGTGGTGCGCTGTCGACCGGCACCATCATCGAGCGCATCTGA
- a CDS encoding NAD-dependent epimerase/dehydratase family protein, translating to MKVLITGGTGFVGAWTAKAVQDGGHQARFLVRSPDRLQTSAGQIGVDVTDHVVGDIADPDSTASALRGCDAVIHCAAMVSTDPARAEEMLRTNLEGARNVLSGAAAAKLDPIVHVSSFTALFRPGLPMLHADLPVVGGSDGYGKSKAIVEAYARGLQDAGAPVTITYPGMVLGPPAGDQFGEAAEGVEAAVKMRAVPGRSAAWIVVDVRDLAALHLALLQPGQGPRRYMAGGQRITVDRIAALIGAAARRTLVAVPVPDVALRTLGRVFDVVGDYLPFETPIDSAAMQYYTQMPASDDAPAERDLGVKHRDAAQTLAATVDGLRQVGRL from the coding sequence ATGAAGGTTCTGATCACAGGCGGCACCGGATTCGTCGGCGCCTGGACAGCGAAGGCCGTCCAAGACGGCGGGCATCAAGCTCGATTCCTCGTGCGAAGCCCCGATCGGCTTCAAACCAGCGCCGGCCAGATCGGCGTTGACGTCACCGACCACGTCGTCGGGGACATCGCCGACCCGGACAGTACTGCCTCGGCATTACGCGGGTGTGACGCCGTCATTCATTGCGCAGCAATGGTTTCCACGGATCCGGCCCGCGCCGAGGAGATGTTGCGCACCAACCTCGAGGGCGCCCGCAACGTGCTCAGTGGGGCCGCGGCGGCCAAGCTGGATCCCATCGTTCACGTGTCGAGTTTCACCGCGCTGTTTCGACCGGGCCTACCAATGCTTCATGCGGACCTGCCGGTGGTGGGTGGCTCAGACGGCTACGGGAAGTCCAAGGCGATCGTCGAAGCGTATGCGCGAGGCCTCCAAGACGCCGGCGCACCGGTGACCATCACTTATCCCGGCATGGTGCTGGGGCCGCCCGCGGGTGACCAGTTCGGTGAGGCGGCTGAAGGAGTCGAGGCAGCGGTCAAGATGCGGGCTGTGCCTGGGCGCAGCGCCGCCTGGATTGTGGTGGACGTCCGCGACCTCGCCGCCTTGCATCTCGCGCTGTTACAGCCGGGGCAGGGTCCCCGCCGGTATATGGCTGGTGGTCAACGTATTACGGTCGATCGCATCGCAGCGCTGATCGGTGCGGCTGCTCGACGCACCCTGGTAGCTGTCCCAGTTCCCGATGTCGCGCTTCGCACCCTGGGGCGCGTGTTCGACGTCGTCGGCGACTATCTACCCTTCGAGACGCCCATCGACTCCGCGGCAATGCAGTACTACACCCAGATGCCGGCCTCCGACGACGCCCCTGCCGAACGCGACCTGGGCGTCAAGCATCGGGACGCCGCGCAGACTCTTGCCGCCACAGTGGACGGATTGCGGCAGGTCGGCCGCCTGTAG
- a CDS encoding nuclear transport factor 2 family protein, with protein MSEEDQIAAAQLYIDALANHRGDDVPFAPDCVRFEMGLKTGFSGDHLRRSLNRGPQFRVIKECTPPKFEVDGDRVRAQFDVITKPTLARRRVCSHVDETFLIVDGKIRHINAQMRPFIQHVR; from the coding sequence ATGTCAGAAGAGGACCAGATCGCTGCGGCGCAGTTGTACATCGATGCGCTGGCCAATCACCGCGGCGATGACGTTCCGTTCGCGCCGGACTGCGTCCGGTTCGAGATGGGCCTCAAGACGGGTTTCTCCGGAGACCACTTGCGGCGCAGCCTCAATCGCGGCCCCCAGTTCCGGGTCATCAAAGAATGCACGCCGCCGAAATTCGAGGTCGACGGCGACCGAGTGCGCGCGCAATTCGACGTGATCACCAAGCCGACGCTAGCCAGACGGCGGGTGTGCTCCCATGTCGATGAGACGTTTCTGATCGTGGATGGCAAGATCCGCCACATCAACGCGCAGATGCGTCCCTTCATTCAGCACGTCCGATAG